One region of Wyeomyia smithii strain HCP4-BCI-WySm-NY-G18 chromosome 3, ASM2978416v1, whole genome shotgun sequence genomic DNA includes:
- the LOC129728571 gene encoding uncharacterized protein LOC129728571, whose product MTTKAVHLKAVSDLSTDAFLASLRRLIARRGMIRELHSDNASNFRGANHELRTLYQQFHNQQFVESIQPFCSSREIEWHFIPSDAPEFGGLWEAAVKSCKTHLKRIVGNVKLTFEELATVLAQIEAVMNSRPLFTISNDPADPLVITPGHNLIGRPLTAPAEPSLEDVKVSRLSRWQHLQLLREQFWRAWSRDYLNTL is encoded by the coding sequence ATGACGACTAAGGCTGTTCACCTGAAGGCCGTGTCCGATTTGAGCACCGATGCTTTCCTGGCTTCTCTTCGACGACTGATTGCTCGACGGGGCATGATTCGTGAGTTGCACTCGGATAATGCTTCTAACTTCCGAGGCGCCAACCATGAATTAAGAACATTGTACCAACAATTCCATAATCAACAATTCGTTGAGTCGATTCAGCCTTTCTGTAGCAGCCGTGAAATCGAGTGGCACTTCATCCCATCAGATGCCCCTGAATTTGGCGGCTTGTGGGAAGCGGCGGTGAAATCCTGCAAAACTCATCTTAAACGTATTGTCGGTAACGTGAAGTTAACTTTTGAGGAACTGGCTACAGTCTTAGCACAGATTGAGGCTGTCATGAACTCCAGACCGCTGTTTACCATCTCCAATGATCCAGCAGATCCACTTGTGATCACGCCAGGTCACAACCTCATCGGTCGACCACTTACAGCTCCCGCTGAACCATCGTTAGAAGATGTCAAGGTTTCTCGTTTGAGCCGCTGGCAGCATCTCCAACTTCTCCGTGAACAATTTTGGCGTGCTTGGAGCCGAGACTATTTAAACACCCTATAA